The Benincasa hispida cultivar B227 chromosome 9, ASM972705v1, whole genome shotgun sequence genome has a segment encoding these proteins:
- the LOC120085370 gene encoding uncharacterized protein LOC120085370 yields the protein MFDMFLKPKFYTKCKSCVKMTKTRLDSIRKKKKAVLKYLKNDIVELLKSRLDYNAYNRAEGFLVERNVLRCYLLIDEFCGTISSQIPVLSKESECPEECKEAVATLIYAAARFADLPELRELRSLFTEKYGSSFGSFTNKELIEKSRATAQTKEMKIQLLQEIAQDSAIDWNSKALEQQLYTPPPQNEPAGERSATIKRNKTKIVTVPVHERKTISPRKKDNSDNESIFDSRSEGNTTETSTGDSTDQDVHKGISEDEVEDQKPFYLRFVPPPYLKTKPIKTEANVEESQKVTVGNNDESNKQHPKSPTEEKPKPRSVRRRNVKPQPARDINIDDAGSSTIDGAEKTSLSQNKGKETMIGEERGAGDDEERVLDGLLMQYSRKKTSQESNRGKGNLKPQRQQEKDNAEPQKPKSTKTEDSFVPARAVSLPTDQSEPVKKHTRTNSFVHPKLPEYDQLAARIAALKEK from the exons ATGTTTGACATGTTCTTGAAGCCTAAGTTCTACACAAAATG CAAATCTTGCGTAAAGATGACGAAGACGCGACTGGATTCAAttcggaagaagaagaaagcggTTCTCAAGTATTTGAAGAACGACATTGTTGAACTTCTCAAGAGCCGTCTCGATTACAATGCTTACAACAGG GCTGAAGGGTTTCTTGTTGAGCGAAATGTCTTGAGATGTTATCTACTGATTGATGAGTTTTGTGGGACAATCTCCAGTCAAATTCCTGTCCTAAGCAAGGAGAG CGAATGCCCTGAAGAATGCAAAGAAGCGGTTGCAACGTTGATTTATGCTGCAGCAAGATTCGCTGACTTGCCTGAGTTGAGAGAGCTCCGAAGTCTCTTTACTGAGAAATATGGAAGTTCCTTTGGATCATTTACTAACAAAGAG CTTATCGAGAAGTCGAGGGCAACGGCTCAAACTAAAGAGATGAAGATTCAGCTGCTCCAGGAGATAGCACAGGATTCAGCCATTGATTGGAATTCCAAGGCTCTTGAGCAGCAACTGTATACTCCTCCTCCCCAAAATGAA CCTGCTGGTGAACGGAGTGCAAccatcaaaagaaacaaaaccaaGATTGTCACCGTTCCAGTGCATGAAAGAAAGACAATCTCACCAAGAAAAAAAGACAATAGTGATAACGAATCCATCTTCGATAGTAGAAGTGAAGGTAACACAACCGAAACATCGACTGGAGATAGTACTGATCAAGATGTTCATAAAGGCATTTCAGAGGATGAAGTAGAAGATCAGAAACCCTTCTACCTTAGATTTGTCCCACCTCCCTACCTTAAAACTAAACCTATCAAAACGGAGGCAAATGTGGAGGAATCTCAAAAAGTGACTGTCGGAAACAACGATGAAAGTAATAAGCAGCATCCCAAGTCACCCACAGAAGAGAAGCCGAAACCGAGATCTGTGAGACGAAGAAATGTGAAACCACAGCCTGCAAGGGACATCAACATTGATGATGCTGGCAGTTCCACAATCGATGGAGCGGAAAAGACTAGTTTGAGTCAAAACAAAGGTAAAGAAACCATGATAGGGGAAGAGAGAGGTGCAGGGGATGATGAAGAAAGAGTATTAGATGGGCTTTTAATGCAATACAGTAGGAAGAAAACAAGTCAAGAATCAAATAGAGGAAAAGGCAACCTTAAGCCTCAAAGACAGCAAGAGAAAGACAATGCGGAACCTCAAAAGCCCAAAAGTACGAAAACTGAGGATTCTTTTGTCCCAGCCAGAGCAGTTTCACTTCCCACAGACCAAAGTGAACCAGTGAAAAAGCATACTAGAACAAATTCTTTTGTTCATCCTAAGCTCCCGGAATACGACCAACTCGCAGCTCGGATTGCAGCACTCAAAGAGAAGTAA
- the LOC120086666 gene encoding protein ROLLING AND ERECT LEAF 2-like, which yields MGCSQSKIENEEVVSRCKDRKMFMKDAVAARNAFAAAHSSYAMSLKNTGAVLSDYAHGEGPPAPSSLPGSAAAQSAAAVAYNSLPPPPPPLPGSPGMPLQQGKSMFEIKASKVEPKRVEPVIEEVDENDFEIECSVGPLRRRRSNRDGGGRGGRTGPGELAEEENGPPPPLPPSSENRRVPAPSAQDSTYDYLFSVENMPAPTLSGVEDFSTNTEAIERRAAAEKSGEEPPSSSAGKTSKKMKQVGFPGSSEGKRIVKGNINLLQIFMELDDHFLKASESAHDVSKMLEATRLHFHSNFADNRGHIDHSARVMRVITWNRSFRGLPNNDDLNDDFDREENETHATVLDKLLAWEKKLFEEVKAGEVMKFEYQKKVAALNKLKKKGSNFEAIEKAKATVSHLHTRYIVDMQSMDSTVSEINRIRDEQLYPKLVQLVNGMASMWEIMHFHHGSQLKVVAALRMLDISQSPKETSDHHHERTVQLWAVVQEWHSQLEKLVNRQKDYIKALSNWLRLNLIPTESSLKEKVSSPPRVRSPPIQSLLHVWQDHLEKLPDEVLRNSIFTFATVIHTIMQSQEEEMKLKVKCQETEKELARKSKQFKDWQKKYMQRRASNADEVNLEENGDKDDAIAERQAAVEAVEKRLEEEREEHQKLCLHVREKSLGSLKNQLPELFRALFEFSLACSRMYRHLKSISQPLLNRPLSQTTAQEEAAS from the exons ATGGGTTGTTCTCAATCCAAGATCGAAAATGAGGAAGTGGTTTCCCGATGCAAGGATCGTAAGATGTTCATGAAAGACGCCGTCGCCGCCCGGAATGCATTCGCGGCGGCCCACTCTTCTTATGCCATGTCGTTGAAGAATACTGGCGCTGTTTTGAGCGATTACGCTCATGGAGAGGGCCCACCGGCTCCCTCGTCTCTCCCTGGCTCAGCTGCTGCTCAATCGGCTGCTGCGGTGGCTTATAATAGTTTGCCTCCACCGCCGCCTCCACTTCCTGGTTCCCCCGGTATGCCGCTTCAGCAAGGTAAGAGTATGTTTGAAATCAAGGCCTCGAAGGTTGAACCCAAGCGTGTAGAGCCGGTTATTGAGGAGGTGGATGAGAATGATTTTGAGATTGAATGTTCCGTTGGTCCATTGCGGAGGAGGAGGAGCAATAGAGACGGCGGTGGACGTGGTGGTAGAACTGGCCCTGGGGAGCTTGCAGAAGAAGAAAACGGTCCGCCTCCGCCATTGCCGCCTTCAAGCGAAAATCGTCGTGTTCCCGCGCCGTCGGCTCAGGATTCGACCTACGATTATCTGTTCTCGGTTGAAAATATGCCAGCTCCGACGTTGAGCGGCGTCGAGGATTTTAGTACTAATACGGAAGCGATAGAACGGAGAGCGGCGGCGGAGAAATCCGGCGAAGAACCGCCGTCGTCTTCGGCGGGGAAAACGtcgaagaagatgaagcaagTAGGTTTTCCTGGTTCGAGCGAGGGAAAAAGGATTGTTAAAGGGAATATAAATCTGCTTCAGATCTTCATGGAGCTTGATGATCATTTTCTTAAAGCCTCTGAAAGTGCTCACGATGTTTCGAAGATGCTCGAAGCAACTCGGCTTCATTTCCACTCAAATTTTGCTGATAATCGAG GACATATTGATCATTCTGCTAGAGTGATGCGTGTTATAACATGGAACAGATCATTTAGAGGGTTGCCCAACAACGATGATTTGAACGATGATTTTGACAGAGAGGAGAATGAAACTCATGCCACTGTATTGGATAAATTGCTTGCTTGGGAGAAGAAACTATTTGAGGAAGTGAAG GCAGGTGAAGTCATGAAGTTCGAGTATCAAAAAAAGGTTGCTGCACTGAACAAACTGAAGAAAAAGGGCTCCAATTTTGAAGCAATTGAGAAAGCTAAGGCCACGGTCAGCCATTTGCACACCAGATACATTGTGGACATGCAATCCATGGATTCCACTGTTTCTGAGATCAATCGCATTCGTGATGAACAATTGTATCCTAAACTTGTTCAGCTTGTCAATGG AATGGCTAGTATGTGGGAAATCATGCATTTTCACCATGGAAGCCAATTGAAGGTTGTGGCTGCTCTGAGAATGCTGGATATTTCTCAGTCGCCAAAGGAAACGAGCGATCACCACCATGAGCGAACGGTGCAGCTTTGGGCTGTGGTGCAGGAATGGCACTCTCAATTGGAGAAGCTTGTAAACCGTCAAAAAGATTACATTAAGGCTCTCTCAAATTGGTTAAGATTGAATCTGATCCCTACTGAAAGCAGCTTGAAGGAGAAGGTTTCTTCTCCTCCAAGGGTCCGCAGCCCACCAATTCAAAGCCTCCTCCATGTTTGGCAAGACCATCTTGAGAAGCTCCCCGATGAGGTCCTACGAAACTCCATATTCACTTTTGCAACTGTGATCCACACCATTATGCAAAGCCAGGAGGAAGAGATGAAGTTGAAGGTAAAATGTCAAGAGACTGAGAAAGAGCTTGCCCGGAAAAGTAAGCAATTCAAGGACTGGCAGAAGAAGTACATGCAGCGAAGAGCGTCAAATGCTGATGAAGTGAACTtggaagaaaatggtgacaaaGACGATGCTATTGCAGAGCGGCAAGCTGCGGTGGAGGCCGTGGAAAAGAGGCTGGAGGAGGAACGGGAAGAGCACCAAAAACTATGCCTCCATGTGAGGGAAAAGTCTTTGGGGAGCCTAAAAAACCAGCTGCCAGAGCTTTTCAGGGCATTATTCGAGTTTTCTCTTGCTTGTTCACGCATGTATAGACACTTGAAATCAATATCACAGCCACTGCTCAACAGGCCACTGAGTCAAACAACAGCACAAGAAGAGGCAGCAAGTTAA
- the LOC120086462 gene encoding uncharacterized protein LOC120086462 translates to MSNSIIQLLASDKFNEEGYSNWKSNINTILVVDDLRFVLTKERPPVPSSTVTRNVRDVYDSCIRANEKARAYILASISDVLNKKYEVIPTAREIMASLQKMFGQPSSSVRHETIKYVYVTRMKDGTNVREHVLDMNGQF, encoded by the coding sequence atgtcgaactcgATCATACAACTACTTGCTTCTGACAAATTTAACGAAGAGGGTTACTcgaattggaaatcaaatatcaatacaatattagtagtaGATGACTTAAGGTTTGTGTTAACGAAGGAACGTCCTCCAGTTCCCAGTTCAACGGTGacccgaaatgttcgggatgttTATGATAGCTGTATAAGGGCGAACGAAAAAGCTCgggcctatatcttggcgagtatatctgatgtactcaacaagaaaTATGAGGTCATACccacagctcgtgagatcatggcatCTTTACAgaagatgttcgggcaaccgtcatcGTCTGTTAGACATGAAACCATTaaatatgtgtatgtgacaCGTATGAAGGATGGGACCAatgtgagagaacatgttcttgacaTGAATGGGCAATTTTAA